A genomic window from Candidatus Nitrosoglobus terrae includes:
- a CDS encoding two-component system sensor histidine kinase NtrB: protein MVKVSNNVAIDADIAWRLLIIFCAYRLLMVSAFWCAIVIEVAPPLLGQLYPSLFFVTSLIYGAVAIVFMLLAATRVSGFYFQVLLQLGIDIGVITLLMHASDGVSSGLGMLLIMVIAAGGILISGYIATALAAIAALAVLFEHSYLVFFQGIDTDSHYTQAGLLGMAFFATALLSQVLMARARKSEKLVVQRERDLANLDQLNEYIVQQLKVGVLVVAHNGAIRLINQMGRELLALPAKESLKHLSIKLIPSLADRFTEWQQNPTWYQPKTIYVDLNQPEIQVKFISLGASYGTLIFLEDTSVIARQAQQLKLASLGRLTASIAHEIRNPLGAISHAAQLLDESAALHHTDERQLLKIILSHCDRVNSIIKNVLQLGYQGPSLLDSIALKPWLTSFLEEFCATKEIHLEQVALQVDPEHAQAYANPSQLYQIVWNLCDNAWRHAQGSGYPPYFQIIAGIEEHSRQVFLEVIDTGSGVPNEIAEKIFEPFFSTQGTGLGLYLVQELCERNGATIQYFPGPKGGSCFRICFISGAEINAP, encoded by the coding sequence ATGGTAAAGGTAAGCAACAATGTAGCAATAGATGCGGATATCGCTTGGCGGCTGTTAATTATTTTCTGCGCTTATCGCTTGCTAATGGTTTCTGCATTTTGGTGTGCTATCGTTATTGAGGTAGCGCCCCCCCTGCTGGGTCAGCTTTATCCTAGTCTATTCTTTGTGACCAGTTTGATCTATGGCGCGGTGGCGATTGTTTTTATGCTGCTGGCCGCTACGCGCGTCAGTGGCTTTTATTTTCAGGTACTACTCCAGCTAGGGATCGATATTGGCGTGATTACCCTACTAATGCACGCTAGTGATGGGGTATCCAGTGGCTTAGGGATGCTGTTAATCATGGTGATTGCGGCTGGAGGAATTTTAATCTCTGGTTATATTGCCACCGCGCTAGCAGCTATAGCCGCCTTAGCCGTGCTGTTTGAGCATTCTTATCTGGTTTTTTTCCAAGGGATTGATACCGATAGCCATTATACCCAAGCGGGTTTATTAGGCATGGCTTTTTTCGCTACCGCATTACTCTCCCAAGTATTGATGGCTAGAGCGCGTAAAAGCGAAAAGCTAGTGGTGCAACGAGAGCGGGATCTAGCCAATTTAGATCAGCTCAATGAATATATTGTGCAGCAGTTGAAAGTAGGGGTTTTAGTGGTGGCTCATAATGGCGCTATCCGGCTTATCAACCAGATGGGACGAGAATTATTAGCCTTACCAGCGAAAGAATCTCTTAAGCATTTATCCATAAAATTAATCCCCTCCTTGGCGGATCGGTTCACCGAATGGCAACAAAATCCTACGTGGTATCAACCTAAAACGATTTATGTCGATTTAAACCAACCTGAGATCCAAGTTAAATTCATTAGCTTAGGTGCTTCTTATGGAACTTTGATCTTTTTAGAGGATACCTCAGTCATTGCTCGCCAAGCCCAGCAGCTTAAGCTGGCTTCTTTAGGCCGGTTAACCGCCAGTATTGCCCATGAAATCCGTAATCCTTTAGGCGCTATTAGCCACGCCGCTCAACTGCTGGATGAATCTGCTGCTTTGCACCATACCGATGAACGTCAGCTGTTAAAGATTATCTTAAGTCATTGTGATCGGGTTAACAGTATTATTAAAAACGTGTTACAACTTGGCTATCAAGGCCCAAGTTTATTGGATTCCATCGCCTTAAAGCCATGGTTAACGAGTTTTCTGGAAGAATTTTGTGCCACTAAGGAAATTCACCTAGAGCAAGTGGCTCTGCAGGTAGATCCAGAGCACGCGCAAGCCTATGCCAATCCCTCTCAGCTTTATCAGATTGTCTGGAACCTTTGCGATAATGCGTGGCGGCATGCCCAAGGTTCTGGCTATCCGCCTTATTTCCAAATTATAGCCGGCATAGAAGAGCATAGCCGTCAGGTGTTTTTAGAGGTGATTGATACCGGTTCGGGGGTTCCCAATGAGATTGCTGAGAAAATATTCGAGCCTTTTTTCTCCACTCAAGGTACCGGATTAGGGCTGTATCTAGTACAAGAGTTGTGCGAGCGCAATGGTGCTACCATCCAGTATTTCCCCGGACCCAAGGGCGGAAGCTGTTTTCGGATTTGCTTTATTTCCGGGGCTGAAATTAATGCCCCATGA
- a CDS encoding PP0621 family protein, with product MQFLLLGLMLFLVYTLLKKQLKNYQIGRKNKEEKIAQSMVRCAYCDVFLPENEALTAGKHYFCCREHWELGSKHKKT from the coding sequence ATGCAGTTTTTGTTATTGGGGCTGATGCTGTTTTTAGTTTACACGTTGTTAAAAAAACAGCTAAAGAATTACCAAATTGGCCGAAAAAATAAGGAGGAAAAGATCGCCCAATCCATGGTGCGTTGTGCCTATTGTGATGTTTTTTTACCTGAGAATGAGGCACTAACAGCGGGCAAACATTATTTTTGTTGCCGCGAGCACTGGGAATTGGGGTCAAAGCATAAAAAAACATAA
- the typA gene encoding translational GTPase TypA — protein sequence MLNKLRNIAIIAHVDHGKTTLVDQLLKQSGTFGEWETVAERVLDSNDIERERGITILAKNTAIEWNDYRINIVDTPGHADFGGEVERVLSMVDSVLLLVDAVDGPMPQTRFVTQKAFAMGLHPIVVINKIDRPGSRPSWVLDQTFDLFDRLGATEKQLDFPVIYTSALHGYAGLDPQVRSGDMTPLFQAIIHYVSPPDVDLEGPFQMQISSLDYSSYVGAIGIGRIQRGVIKTNLPVEIIDREGIRRKGRVLQVMGFIGLKRTEIPEARAGDIIAISGIDNLRISDTLCDPSQVQGLPPLTVDEPTVSMTFQVNNSPFAGREGKYITSRQLRDRLFRELIHNVALRVEEGEDPDKFKVSGRGELHLSILIENMRREGYELGVSRPEVIVKEIDGELCEPYELFVADVEEETQGAVMEKLGERKGDLSNMVPDGKGRVRLEYMIPSRGLIGFQTEFMTATSGTGLMYHVFDHYGPIKKGAMVYRNNGVLIATGVGKALGYALFKLQERGRLFISPGAEVYEGMIIGIHCRENDLVVNPLKAKQLTNIRAAGSDENILLTPPIQLSLEQALEFISEDELVEVTPKHIRLRKKFLLENDRKRAARSKLAAGE from the coding sequence ATGCTCAATAAACTTCGTAATATTGCCATTATTGCCCATGTAGATCATGGTAAAACCACTTTAGTGGATCAGCTCCTGAAACAGTCCGGTACTTTTGGGGAGTGGGAAACAGTAGCAGAGCGAGTGCTTGATTCTAATGATATTGAGCGGGAACGCGGTATTACCATTTTGGCTAAAAATACGGCCATTGAGTGGAATGATTACCGGATTAATATTGTGGATACTCCCGGTCATGCAGATTTTGGCGGCGAGGTAGAACGGGTACTTTCCATGGTGGATTCAGTGCTGTTGTTGGTGGATGCGGTGGATGGTCCTATGCCTCAAACCCGTTTTGTCACCCAGAAAGCGTTTGCCATGGGTCTACATCCTATTGTGGTCATCAATAAAATTGATCGACCCGGTAGTCGCCCAAGCTGGGTATTGGATCAAACCTTTGATCTGTTTGACCGTTTAGGCGCTACCGAGAAGCAACTGGATTTTCCCGTAATTTATACCTCAGCCCTACATGGCTATGCGGGGCTTGATCCCCAGGTACGATCTGGGGATATGACTCCGTTGTTTCAGGCCATTATCCACTATGTTTCCCCGCCTGATGTGGATCTAGAAGGTCCGTTTCAGATGCAGATTAGTAGCTTGGATTATAGTAGCTACGTAGGCGCCATTGGCATTGGCCGTATCCAGCGAGGGGTGATAAAAACTAATCTTCCGGTGGAAATTATCGATCGGGAGGGAATCCGGCGTAAAGGGCGGGTATTGCAAGTGATGGGATTTATTGGTCTTAAGCGCACGGAGATCCCAGAAGCGAGGGCTGGCGATATTATTGCAATTTCAGGGATCGATAATTTACGTATTTCTGATACTCTTTGCGATCCTAGTCAAGTGCAAGGGCTACCCCCCCTAACGGTAGATGAACCGACGGTCAGTATGACCTTTCAGGTCAATAATTCCCCGTTTGCAGGCCGAGAAGGTAAATATATTACCAGTCGCCAGCTACGGGATCGTTTATTCCGAGAGCTTATTCATAATGTCGCTTTACGGGTTGAAGAGGGCGAAGATCCAGATAAATTCAAAGTGTCAGGCCGAGGTGAGCTGCATTTATCTATCTTGATTGAGAATATGCGGCGGGAGGGTTACGAGCTGGGGGTATCGCGACCCGAGGTGATTGTTAAAGAAATTGATGGAGAATTGTGTGAACCTTATGAATTATTTGTTGCCGATGTAGAAGAGGAGACTCAAGGGGCAGTGATGGAAAAGCTGGGAGAGCGTAAAGGCGATCTCAGTAATATGGTGCCTGATGGTAAAGGGCGGGTGCGTTTGGAGTATATGATCCCTTCCCGAGGCTTAATTGGGTTTCAGACGGAGTTTATGACTGCGACCTCCGGTACTGGGCTGATGTACCACGTGTTTGATCATTACGGCCCCATTAAAAAAGGCGCGATGGTGTATCGTAACAATGGGGTTTTGATAGCAACGGGGGTGGGTAAAGCCTTGGGCTATGCGTTGTTTAAGCTGCAAGAACGGGGGCGGCTTTTTATCAGCCCAGGGGCTGAAGTCTATGAGGGCATGATTATTGGTATTCACTGTCGGGAAAATGATCTAGTCGTTAATCCTTTAAAGGCTAAGCAGCTGACCAATATCCGCGCGGCGGGGAGTGATGAAAATATTTTGCTCACCCCACCGATACAACTGAGTTTAGAGCAAGCGCTAGAGTTTATTAGCGAAGATGAGTTGGTTGAGGTCACGCCTAAGCATATCCGGTTACGTAAGAAGTTTTTGTTAGAGAATGATAGAAAACGGGCAGCGCGGAGCAAGCTAGCAGCGGGGGAGTGA